From Eremothecium sinecaudum strain ATCC 58844 chromosome III, complete sequence:
GGCAGCAGCCTTGAAGCATCACCCAGACAAGAACAGACACAGTGAGTCATCGAAGCTGCTCTTTCAACAGATCAGTGAGGCGTATGGTATTTTGGGCGATGAAAAATTACGGAAGTTGTACGACCGGTATGGTACGGTCGACGAAAATGAGATTGCGGCCTTGGAAGCGCAGGAGCGCCGGCAGCAGGAGCGTCGCCAGGGTGGTGGCCTTTCAGGTTTCTCTGCCGGAGTTTCAGAAGGACTATCCGCGGGGGAATTATTCGCGCGTTTCTTTGGCGGTGGTAGTACCACCGGGAGAGACTTCTCATTATTTGGTTCGCGTCAAAACTCTCATTCATCAGGTCACTCACGTCGCACGCGCGAGGAACGTGTGCCCCAAGGGCCTAATATCAAGCACAAAATGGCGTGCACATTAGAGGAGTTATATCACGGAAAGGTTGCGAAGTTAGCTTTAACTAGAACCAAGCTATGCAAAAAATGTTCTGGGCAAGGGGGGCACCATAGATCAATGTGCAAAGCATGTGCAGGTCACGGTGTTACAACTCATTCGAAACGCAGCGGTCCAGTTGTTCAAACATGGTCTTCGACTTGTAAAAGCTGCGGTGGTGCAGGACATTTCATTAAATATAACAACGTCTGTCAACCTTGTCAAGGAAGCGGTTGTCTAAAAGAGCGTAAAATATTCGAGGTCGAAGCTAAGCCTGGAATGATGCATGGGAGCGAAATATTATTCCCTGGACAGGCGGACGAGGTAATAGAAACTGAGTACGGGAAACAGAAGGTTATACCAGGTGAcctaataataataattcAGGAAGTCGTCCCAGAAAATTCCCGGTACCAGAGACATGGGCGGTCCGATTTGCTTCTTTCCGATTTCCCAATATCTCTAAAGAATAGCATCTGTGGAGGAAGTGTGTATATCGAGGATCACCCAAGCGGCCGCCCCATAAAAATTGTAATATTGCCAGGCGA
This genomic window contains:
- the APJ1 gene encoding Apj1p (Syntenic homolog of Ashbya gossypii AER427W; Syntenic homolog of Saccharomyces cerevisiae YNL077W (APJ1)); this encodes MVKSTKLYNILNVSPTATAAEIKKSYRAAALKHHPDKNRHSESSKLLFQQISEAYGILGDEKLRKLYDRYGTVDENEIAALEAQERRQQERRQGGGLSGFSAGVSEGLSAGELFARFFGGGSTTGRDFSLFGSRQNSHSSGHSRRTREERVPQGPNIKHKMACTLEELYHGKVAKLALTRTKLCKKCSGQGGHHRSMCKACAGHGVTTHSKRSGPVVQTWSSTCKSCGGAGHFIKYNNVCQPCQGSGCLKERKIFEVEAKPGMMHGSEILFPGQADEVIETEYGKQKVIPGDLIIIIQEVVPENSRYQRHGRSDLLLSDFPISLKNSICGGSVYIEDHPSGRPIKIVILPGELLKPSAVKCIENLGMPDVHNPSQHGKLYVKFTIEFPPKLAPETITLLSKALDEDPFLKEHATNEPNDGIFEEHVLSDFVDELPIIKTTYHGDGDWTPTKKRKVQTSSGDEFREEYQECEDLEEQEEVGEEEEDEEEEEEEEEEEEEEREEEEEEEEEEEESHEDADVGFAAASHKDGAGEKDPMSGDGDGYRNFQHNYYSRAAAAN